The Oncorhynchus tshawytscha isolate Ot180627B linkage group LG30, Otsh_v2.0, whole genome shotgun sequence genome includes a region encoding these proteins:
- the LOC112229056 gene encoding protein EOLA1, with protein MTLQVGCLSFKQPYAGLVLDGVKSIETRWRPLLSTMENCTLAIHIAQKDWEADQWRDILTHTLGMSHMQIEELLASGDRFGRGVVAGLVEVGETWCCSDNVPEKDLRELEKAAVHTGLTEKHLTQLSNPRWLKEPLYARGHKDIWTVDIPVQLLPSA; from the exons ATGACATTACAAGTGGGTTGCCTATCATTCAAGCAGCCGTATGCAGGATTAGTACTGGACGGTGTAAAAAGTATTGAGACACGTTGGCGCCCTCTGCTATCCACAATGGAAAACTGCACTCTAGCTATTCATATTGCGCAGAAGGACTGGGAGGCCGACCAGTGGAGAGACATCCTCACCCATACACTGGGAATGAGCCACATGCAAATAGAGGAACTTCTAGCATCCGGAGACAGATTTGGCCGTGGAGTCGTAGCAG GCTTGGTGGAAGTGGGGGAGACCTGGTGCTGCTCTGATAATGTGCCAGAGAAGGATCTGAGGGAGCTGGAGAAGGCAGCAGTGCACACTGGGCTCACAGAGAAACACCTCACACAGCTGTCAAACCCACGCTGGCTCAAGGAACCCCTTTATGCCAGAGGTCACAAAGACATATGGACAGTAGATATCCCAGTGCAATTACTGCCATCTGCGTAG